The following coding sequences lie in one Eschrichtius robustus isolate mEscRob2 chromosome 10, mEscRob2.pri, whole genome shotgun sequence genomic window:
- the ARPC5L gene encoding actin-related protein 2/3 complex subunit 5-like protein, producing the protein MARNTLSSRFRRVDIDEFDENKFVDEQEEAAAAAAEPGPDPNEVDGLLRQGDMLRAFHAALRNSPVNTKNQAVKERAQGVVLKVLTNFKSSEIEQAVQSLDRNGIDLLMKYIYKGFEKPTENSSAVLLQWHEKALAVGGLGSIIRVLTARKTV; encoded by the exons ATGGCCCGGAACACGCTGTCCTCGCGCTTCCGTCGGGTGGACATCGACGAATTTGACGAGAACAAATTCGTGGACGAacaggaggaggcggcggcggcggcggccgagcCAGGCCCGGATCCTAACGAGGTGGACGGGCTCCTGCGGCAA GGGGACATGCTTCGGGCGTTTCATGCAGCCTTGCGGAACTCTCCCGTCAACACCAAGAATCAAGCTGTGAAG GAACGGGCCCAGGGCGTGGTGCTGAAAGTGCTTACAAATTTTAAGAGCAGCGAAATTGAGCAGGCTGTGCAGTCACTGGACAGAAATGGCATTGACTTGCTAATGAAGTACATTTATAAAGGGTTTGAGAAGCCCACAGAAAATAGCAGCGCAGTGTTACTCCAGTGGCATGAAAAG GCATTAGCAGTAGGAGGACTAGGCTCCATTATAAGAGTTCTTACAGCAAGaaagactgtttaa
- the WDR38 gene encoding LOW QUALITY PROTEIN: WD repeat-containing protein 38 (The sequence of the model RefSeq protein was modified relative to this genomic sequence to represent the inferred CDS: substituted 2 bases at 2 genomic stop codons), translating to MNSRDPGTLAVERVKFFGQHRGEVNSSAFSPNGQKLLTAAEDSCVYGWDTQSGRLLWRHRWAAHPGPVRFCRFSPHGCLFASTSCDCTIRLWDVAEAKCLQVLQGHQRSVETISFSPDAKQLASGGWDKRVMLWEVQSGQVLRHLVGHXDSVPSSDFTPSSDCSATSSWDSTIRMWDVRAGTPVIFHQELEGHSGNVSCLCYSASGLLLASGSXDKTIHTWKPSTGSLLVQLKGHITWVKSRAFSPDGLQLASTGNSYMLKVWDCNTGKCIETLKGVLDVAHACVFTPDGKLLVSGAAA from the exons ATGAACAGCAGGGACCCAGGGACGCTGGCCGTGGAGAGAGTGAAATTCTTCGGCCAGCACCGCGGGGAG GTCAACTCTTCTGCCTTCTCTCCCAATGGCCAGAAGCTGCTCACAGCCGCCGAGGACAGCTGTGTATATGGATGGGACACCCAGAGTGGGCGGCTGCTGTGGAGACACAGGTGGG CCGCCCACCCAGGCCCTGTGAGGTTCTGCCGCTTCTCCCCCCATGGCTGCCTCTTTGCCAGCACCTCCTGTGACTGCACCATCCGCCTGTGGGATGTAGCAGAAGCCAAGTGTCTGCAGGTCCTACAGG GTCACCAGCGGAGTGTGGAGACCATCAGCTTCAGCCCTGACGCAAAGCAACTGGCATCAGGCGGCTGGGACAAGAGGGTGATGCTCTGGGAGGTGCAG TCAGGCCAGGTGCTGCGCCACTTGGTGGGACACTGAGACTCTGTCCCAAGCAGTGACTTCACACCCAGCTCAGACTGCTCG GCCACCAGCTCTTGGGATTCCACCATCCGCATGTGGGACGTTCGGGCAGGGACCCCAGTGATCTTCCACCAGGAGCTGGAGGGCCACAGTGGCAACGTCAGCTGCCTGTGCTACTCAGCATCTGGCCTATTATTG GCGTCTGGCTCCTGAGATAAGACTATCCACACCTGGAAGCCCTCAACCGGAAGCCTGCTTGTCCAGCTCAAGGGCCACATCACCTGGGTGAAGAGCAGAGCTTTCTCCCCTGATGGGCTGCAGCTGGCCAGCACTGGCAACTCCTACATG CTCAAAGTCTGGGACTGCAATACAGGGAAGTGCATTGAGACCCTGAAG GGAGTCCTGGATGTGGCCCACGCCTGTGTCTTTACCCCAGATGGGAAACTCTTAGTGTCTGGAGCTGCTGCTTAG
- the RPL35 gene encoding large ribosomal subunit protein uL29, protein MAKIKARDLRGKKKEELLKQLEDLKVELSQLRVAKVTGGAASKLSKIRVVRKSIARVLTVINQTQKENLRKFYKGKKYKPLDLRPKKTRAMRRRLNKHEENLKTKKQQRKERLYPLRKYAVKA, encoded by the exons ATG GCCAAGATTAAGGCTCGAGACCTTCGCGGCAAGAAGAAGGAGGAGCTGCTGAAACAGCTGGAGGACCTGAAagtggagctgtcccagctacgCGTGGCTAAAGTAACAGGCGGCGCGGCTTCCAAACTCTCCAAGAT CCGAGTTGTTCGCAAATCCATCGCCCGTGTACTCACCGTCATTAACCAGACTCAGAAAGAGAACCTCAGGAAATTCTATAAG GGCAAGAAGTACAAGCCCCTGGATCTGCGGCCCAAGAAAACGCGTGCCATGCGCCGCCGGCTCAACAAACACGAAGAGAACCTGAAGACCAAGAAGCAGCAGCGGAAGGAGCGGCTGTACCCGCTCCGGAAGTACGCGGTCAAGGCCTGA